The DNA region ATGGTTTTAGAGTTCAACTTCATCATCGTCGGGATACAATCTGTATTTCTCCGAAAGAGCCTTGAAACGCGAATCATCTGCGGTCCAGTAACCGAGGATATCCTCGACCTTGAGTCTCTTTGAGAACTGTAGTCTTACATAATCCGTACCACAAACCTTATCAAGCATCGAATAGTTCTTTCCAGCGGCCTTGAAGGGGTTTTTATCCGGATACAGCTCCTGAATAGCCTGCATGACATAGAACTGCGTCAGAGTAATATAGGCCTTCTCGTAATCGGTATAATAATACTGCACTCCATGCAGCAGTTTTCCGGCCTTGGATCCCGCAATCGGCTTATAATGCACAGTCCTGAAAGCCACTCCCGGAAGTTCATAGCTGTCCAGCCGGGCCTTGAGCAGATCCGCATCGATCCACTCGGCGCCGAACATCGCAAACGGCATGGTATAGCCGACACCGATATTCAGATGTCCCATCTCCCCGCAGATTCCAGCCGACGGATAGCATATCGCCGACTCGGCATACGGAATATTAGGCGACGGAGCAACCCAAGGCAGCCCTGTATCATTATAAAGCATGTCTCTCGTCCACCCCTCCATCGGCACGATCGTCAGGTCGCACTTCAGCGGCTCGAGATTACCCTTCTGTCCCCTGTTCAGCCCCTCCTGATTAATCATCAGGGCGAGTTCTCCGACGGTCAGCCCGTAGATATACGGAATCTGGTACTGGCTGACAAAAGAAAAGAACCCGTCCGTCACATAAGCCCCTTCCACCTTCCGTCCTCCGAGGGGATTCGGACGGTCAAGCACCATGACGGGGATCCCCTTCCTGGCGCATGCCCTCATCACCAGGCCAAGAGTGCTGATGAATGTATATGACCTTGTGCCGACATCCTGGATATCATAGACCATGATGTCGATGCCGTCGAGCATCTCCTGCGTCGGCTCCCTGGTCGCCCCGTAGAGAGAAAAGACCGGCAGACCGGTGCCCGGGTCATAGGAGTCGGTGACATGGTCTCCCGCATAAGCATCCCCGCGGACCCCATGTTCAGGGCCGAACAGAGCCACCAGATTGATCATCGGAGCCCCATAAAGAATATCAATGGTAGAGCGCAGGCGACTGTCCACGCCGCTCGGATTCGTCACAAGACCGACGCGCTTTCCCTCCAATCCCCTGAAATCCATAGACTCGAGGACTTCGATTCCGGGACGCACCTGAGCGGAAACAGTCACGGAGACAAGAGCAAGAAGCAAGAGTATTTTTTTCATAGTCTTCATTTTTTTCGTCCATAATCAGGATCCACCTTGAGCAGGGATGTAACTGCGAGCGTAACCAGGCAGCACGCCATCACGACGAGGAAGAAACCTGAGTAGCCCAGCGCCTGCTGCATCTTTCCGGCAAACATGCCGGGGATTGCCAAGCCCAGGGCCATGAAAGCTGTGCAAAGCGAGTAATGAGATGTCTTGAACTCGCCTTCGGCTACATAAATCATATACAACATATAAGCCGTGAAACCGAATCCGTAGCCAAACTGCTCCACGAAGACGCAGGCGTTTATGACCAGAAGGCTATCCGGCATCACAAGGCTGAAATAGACATAAGCCAGGTCTGGCAGGGTGATTGCCAGGGCCATAGGCCAGAGTGATTTCTTGAGTCCCCAGCGGGAAGCGGCTATACCGCCTATTATGCCTCCTGCTGTAAGACCGATTATTCCGATGGTCCCGTAAATGAAGCCTACGGTCTCCGTGGCCAGGCCAAGACCTCCGGCTTCGTGTCCGTCAAGCAGGAACGGATTGATCATCTTGACGAGAAATGCCTCCGGAAGACGATATAGCAGCATGAACAATATCGCCAGCCAGATACCAGGCTTGCGGAAGAAGGTCACGAAGGTGCGACAGGTTTCACGCAGCACGGAACCAGCTGAAGCGACTCCTACACGAGGAG from Bacteroidales bacterium WCE2008 includes:
- a CDS encoding Uncharacterized conserved protein YbbC, DUF1343 family; its protein translation is MKKILLLLALVSVTVSAQVRPGIEVLESMDFRGLEGKRVGLVTNPSGVDSRLRSTIDILYGAPMINLVALFGPEHGVRGDAYAGDHVTDSYDPGTGLPVFSLYGATREPTQEMLDGIDIMVYDIQDVGTRSYTFISTLGLVMRACARKGIPVMVLDRPNPLGGRKVEGAYVTDGFFSFVSQYQIPYIYGLTVGELALMINQEGLNRGQKGNLEPLKCDLTIVPMEGWTRDMLYNDTGLPWVAPSPNIPYAESAICYPSAGICGEMGHLNIGVGYTMPFAMFGAEWIDADLLKARLDSYELPGVAFRTVHYKPIAGSKAGKLLHGVQYYYTDYEKAYITLTQFYVMQAIQELYPDKNPFKAAGKNYSMLDKVCGTDYVRLQFSKRLKVEDILGYWTADDSRFKALSEKYRLYPDDDEVEL
- a CDS encoding MFS transporter, PAT family, beta-lactamase induction signal transducer AmpG, yielding MNKVKINPWAWIPTLYFAEGIPYFIVNTVSTIMFKRMGMSNADLALYTSLLSLPWVFKPFWSPFVDIIRTKRWWVVFMQLLMTAGLVALGLTLPSPSAETIASGATPVSMFVVTLVVFWIIAFASATHDIAADGFYMLALPQERQAFFVGIRSTFFRLSSIFGQGVLVVIAGLLERHYDGLGGIPKAWAMTIGICSLIFGTIALYHVFFMPRPEADAPRVGVASAGSVLRETCRTFVTFFRKPGIWLAILFMLLYRLPEAFLVKMINPFLLDGHEAGGLGLATETVGFIYGTIGIIGLTAGGIIGGIAASRWGLKKSLWPMALAITLPDLAYVYFSLVMPDSLLVINACVFVEQFGYGFGFTAYMLYMIYVAEGEFKTSHYSLCTAFMALGLAIPGMFAGKMQQALGYSGFFLVVMACCLVTLAVTSLLKVDPDYGRKK